The proteins below are encoded in one region of Saccopteryx leptura isolate mSacLep1 chromosome 1, mSacLep1_pri_phased_curated, whole genome shotgun sequence:
- the SOX7 gene encoding transcription factor SOX-7: protein MASLLGTYPWSEGLECPTLEAELSDGLSPPAAPRPPGDKGAESRIRRPMNAFMVWAKDERKRLAVQNPDLHNAELSKMLGKSWKALTLSQKRPYVDEAERLRLQHMQDYPNYKYRPRRKKQAKRLCKRVDPGFLLSSLSRDQNALPEKRGGGRGALGDKEDGGEYSPGAALPSLRGCYHEGPAGGGAPGSTDTYPYGLPTPPEMSPLDVLEPEPTFFSSSCQEEHAHSRRIPHLPRPPYSPDYAPSPLHCRHPLGSLALGQSPGVSMMSAVPGCPPSPAYYSPATYHSLHSNLHAHLGQLSPPPEHPGFDALDQLSQVELLGDMDRNEFDQYLNTPGHPDSAAGAMALSGHAPGSQATPTGPTETSLISVLADATATYYNSYSVS, encoded by the exons ATGGCCTCACTGCTGGGGACCTACCCGTGGTCCGAAGGCCTCGAGTGCCCGACCCTGGAAGCCGAGCTGTCGGACGGGCTGTCGCCGCCGGCCGCCCCCCGCCCGCCAGGGGACAAGGGCGCTGAGAGCCGCATCCGGCGGCCCATGAACGCCTTCATGGTGTGGGCCAAGGACGAGAGGAAACGCCTGGCGGTGCAGAACCCGGACCTGCACAACGCCGAGCTCAGCAAGATGCTGG GGAAGTCGTGGAAGGCGCTGACGCTGTCCCAGAAGAGGCCCTACGTGGATGAGGCGGAGCGGCTGCGCCTGCAGCACATGCAGGACTACCCCAACTACAAGTACCGCCCGCGAAGGAAGAAGCAGGCCAAACGCCTCTGCAAGCGTGTGGACCCCGGCTTCCTCCTGAGCTCCCTTTCCCGGGACCAGAACGCCCTGCCCGAGAAGCGGGGCGGCGGCCGGGGGGCGCTGGGGGACAAAGAGGACGGCGGTGAGTACTCCCCGGGCGCCGCCCTGCCCAGCCTGCGGGGCTGCTACCACGAGGGGCCGGCGGGCGGCGGCGCCCCGGGCAGCACGGACACTTACCCGTACGGGCTGCCCACACCCCCGGAGATGTCGCCCCTGGACGTGCTGGAGCCGGAGCcaaccttcttctcctcctcctgccaggAGGAGCATGCGCACTCCCGCCGCATCCCCCACCTGCCCCGGCCCCCTTACTCCCCCGACTATGCCCCCAGCCCTCTCCACTGTCGCCACCCCCTGGGCTCCCTGGCCCTCGGCCAGTCCCCAGGCGTCTCTATGATGTCCGCTGTCCCCGGCTGTCCCCCGTCTCCTGCCTATTACTCCCCTGCCACCtaccactctctccactccaaCCTCCACGCCCACCTTGGCCAGCTCTCCCCGCCTCCGGAGCACCCGGGCTTTGATGCGCTGGATCAGCTGAGCCAGGTAGAACTCCTGGGGGACATGGATCGTAATGAGTTCGACCAGTATTTGAACACTCCTGGCCACCCGGACTCAGCAGCAGGGGCCATggcccttagtgggcatgccccGGGTTCTCAGGCAACACCAACGGGCCCCACAGAGACCAGCCTCATCTCCGTGCTGGCTGATGCCACGGCCACTTATTACAACAGCTACAGCGTATCATAG